A stretch of DNA from Cytobacillus luteolus:
AATTGACTAATTAGTTTTGTGTAGATTTTTGTTGCCATAGATACTTGATTTGATCCCTCAACTAAAAGATATCCCCAATTCTTATCATTAAGAGCGTGAACATAAAATGTTTTTCTTTCACCACTGTAAGATGAAATATTTAAGACCCTACTTATCTTGGCTTGTCCGAATTGTTGAACTAAGTAATTATAGTAGTAATTTTGCTCCCAACTGTTATTTATGTGAGTGGCATATATGGGGTTTAGGCAAAGATAGACTTGTTTTTTTTCTACCATTCTAGAAAGTAATTTTTCATAAGATGGCAGTTCTTCACTTCCTGTAAATGAATAAAAATGTACAAGTTTTTTATAATGTTTTGATATATACGTTGAGTATAAATTTAGCGTAAATACCATACTATAGAATACAATTAGATAGAATGTATAATCTACGTTTTTAGATAAGTATAGTCCAACTGACACCTGATACAGACTACTTAAAACTATTGGAAGAAGTAACAGGAATATGGACGTTATCAGGTAGTACTTTTTCCAAGCGAAAAAGTTCTTAAACCAAAGTAGACTAGTAATTGAGTAATATAAAAACGGACTATCTAGTCCTCCGGTTTGCCAAAGGAGAAAGAGATTGGCACACAGATCGATTGTAATAACTAGCATAACAAGTATTTTATTTGAAAATTTTTTATTTATTAGTACACTATAATAAAAGTTAATGACCACTATTAGTAGAAATGACAGGTCAATTACTCCATCACCATTTGTGTAGGTCAAAAGACCTGTGAACAGGAGTACCCATCTTATTCCTATTACGAAAACATTTAGCTCTTTATATAAAGTAGACACACTTAATCCCCTACTTTTCTACATTTTGTAACCAATACAGAGACAGTATATCAGAGTAAACTTCAAAAAAATGTCACATCTTGTCGTAAGGAAATATTACTATAATCTCATACTGAAGTAGGAGGGGATTAGCACCTAAGGATGGTATACAATTGGGTAAGTTTGTAATAAACTGTTAGTAATTACAAAAATACGGAAATATACTTAAATTATATACATATAATTTATATTAAGAGGAACGCGAGGAGATACGACCTTTATCTGGGCACCTGGGTCGTATGGAGCAATTGGTGCAACCGACCTAATCAGACTACCTTCATTTGAAGAACTTGATTAGGTTTTTTTATGGGATGAAGGGAGGAACTTGAATGAAACGTTTGTTGATTGCAAGTGTATGTGCATTAGGAGCTACAGGATTTTTGCACCAAACTTATAGCTTTTCGACTGCAACAATTAATAATAGTACTGCATACTCAGTAGTTGATGAAGAAAATGCCCTAATTAGTATAAAGGCTGCTGATTATAACTTTGAAGCAGAAAATAACGGTAGTAAACCAGTAGAACCTACACTAACCATTAAAAATAACAGTTCTAAATCCATCTCTCTTGGCAATTTAAATTACATGAGTGATAATTTGTTGTTCACATGGAAGTTGCACAATATCGTAATACCTGCAGGTGAAGCAGAGACTGTATCTTTACTAGTTGTTAATACAGAACCGAGTGTAAAGTTAGAAGATAGTCTATATACTCTACCATTGCCATTCGAATGGGATGGTGGTGAGGCTATCATTAATACACAAATCTTTATAAAAGCTAAATCTAAAGTAGAGAAATCTAACAAAGAACAAGACAAGAAAAATTCAGGAGATCCAAAAGAAGAGAATTCTTCAAATGGCGAAGAGGAATCAATAGGTCAGAACGCTTTAGATGAAAATAAAAAAACTAAGCACGAATTCAAATCGGGTATCGATTTTCTAAAGAAGGATAAAGAAGAAAATAATTCGGGATTCACTAATTCTAAGGATATACATAAAGAAGAGTGAATCTTAAAAGTTATCGTTCAAAATTTATAGCTTAATGGTTAAATACGATAACGCTTCAAGGAGATGACGTTAAGTGAACTTAGAAACGCAAAAAAGCACCTTCAAGCCCGCCAGAAAGAAGGGCTTTTTCATTTTGGTTTCAGTCTGGGTTATACTGCTTTTTACCACTTTTTATACTTTAGTAACTCCAACCACAATAAAGCAAGAAACACTAGAAAACCTAATTCAAGACAAAACAATCTTTTCATACTCGGTTGATAGTAAACCAAGCACGCTCTACCCTGAAGGGGGACTTATTTCTCCTCCACCTAAAGTTGTGATTGGTTCAATCACTAATAGCATAGATTTATCAGTTGATAAAATAATTGTATCGAATGAACCTATACAAGTAGAAGGTACATACAAAGTAATATTAAAAGTCATTGCTGAAGAAATATGGGAAAAGGAGTTTAATCTAGTAGAAGAACAAGAGTTTAAAACTGAGGGCATAAATCTTGAGTTAATTAATGAAACTTTTAAGGTTGATCCACAGGCTATTCAAGATTTTATTGAACAAACAGAGAAAGAAGTAAAAGTTAGTGGTAAGTATAGTGTTCAAGTTATCCCAGTTGTTGAAGGTTTTATAACATATCGAGATAATGTCTATGCTTTAGATAAAGAAGGTAGTGTCTTATTTAATTATCAAAGTTATTTATTTAGCCTACAAAATGAAACACTTGAATTTGATAACGTAAGTGAAGTCATGAATACAATAGAACACTTGCGCAACTTTCAGTTATTTGGAATTCAGCTAGAGTGGGTTACGCTAAGATTGGCACTATTGATAATAACTCCACTTCTTTTTATTCCCATTATGTTATTATATCGAACTATTAAACCATTAGGACTACGTCAGTGGATTACTACAAAAAGAGATAGAAAAAAACATATCGACAATAAATATAAATCACATATTATTCAATTAACAGAAAAACCTGATATGGAAAATATGAAACCACTTCACGTTCCAACAATTGATGATTTAATTAGGTTAGCGGATGAAAAGGAACTGTCTGTTTTTACATACAAAGAGAAGAAAGATCAATCTATCTATTTCATATTAGATGGGAATTTTACCTATCTCTTTAAAAGTAGTTTAGCTACCTCTCATTCTAGTGAAATGGAGGAATTATAAATGAGTAAAGTGTTAATAATTGATGATCATCCTCTTGTTAGGCAAGGAATTCAAACAATCATAAGCATGGGGCAAAATTTAGAGTTTGTTGGTGAAGCTTCCTCGATTCGTGAGGCATTATCTCTATTAGAAGAGACTAAGCCAGATGTAGCTTTAGTAGATCTTAACCTAGGTAAAGAGTATGGACTAGATCTAGTAAAACAAGCTACAGAAAGAGGATATAAAGGGAAGTTCATTATTGTAACTTCTTCCTCCACAAAGGAAGATATTAAAAAAGCTAAAACCGGAAATGTTGATGGTTTCTGTTTAAAGGATGCAATGCCTGAAGACTTATTATATGCCATTGAAGTTGTATTAAGGGGTAGAAAATATTATGATCCAGCGTTAATGGAATATATGATGGATAATCCGGTTACGGATGTGGACAATAGTTTAGATGAACTTACCCCTAAGGAATTAGAAGTTTTAAAAGCACTTGGAAAAGGAATGTCTAATAAAGAAATTGCAGAGGACTTATTTATTACAGAATATACAGTGAAAAAACATGTCAGCCAAATCCTTTCTAAATTGGATTTAGCTGATCGAACGCAAGCTGCACTATTTGCTAATGCTAAGGGGATAGTACAATTTGATTTACATCATAGGTAACCTTTTCTTCATCCGCCGTGTACTCCGGCGGATTTGTTTTGCCCAATTTCGTCTGACTTTCTTATCGAAGAGCGGGTACATCATGATTGGAATACCTGGTAGTAGTGAAACTATTGCTAAAGCAAACCAGTAATTTATAGATGCTAATTGATATATTAACGATTTAGGGAGTAAAGGTAAGAAATAACCTATATGTACGGTAGAAGCAAATTGTCCTTCTACTGATGACTGAACAGTTAACTCTGGTAATACTCTATCCCCTTTTTTCATCCGAATTACACGTGGGTTAATTTTTATCTGAGGGTCTTTTGATGTAAACGTAACAGTTAATGGGAATGCACCTGGATGATGAATCTCCTTTAGAGCTATTGTTTTGGGTTCTCCTAGTTTAATTATACCTACATCACTACCCATTATAACACCTTCAGACTTTTTTGATATTTCGTATGGTAGTTTATAAATTTGTGTCGTAGAAAGCATTGTTCCTGCTAGTAATACAGAAATTGTTAAGCCACCGAAAATATAAAGATATTCGGATCCCAATTTTTCTTTCTTCTTTTTCTTCTTTGGCTTTTTAATAAGCTCAGATACAGCAATTAAAAATGTTATAATGATAACTAAAATAGGAAGAGTCATCGGATTAGTCTGAAGTTTCTTTATCCATTCCCCAAGCCATAAGGTGATATAACCGATTTTAGGTAATACTAAAGGGGTATTTCCAATTGTAATAGCTTTACTTACAATCCACTCTCTTTCTATTGGTATATTCCCACCATAAGATTGGTCAGTATAATCATTATTATCTCCTTTAGTAATATAGCCGGTACTGTCGTCCCCTTCAATGACTCTATGAAAAATCCAGCCCTTATCGCGGAGATCGCCTTCCTTTGAGCGGAATATATATATGTCACCAATGCTGATTGTATCATTTTTAGCTACACCTGACACAAAAGCCATATCTCCACGTTCGAATAATGGATACATGGAATTGGATTGAATAACACTAAAAATGATAGGACGGTTAAGGAGTTGAGATCCAATGGAGGCTGTGATTATTATGAAAAAAATTGAATAGAAAATTAAATTATATGTTAGCTTTAATTGCTTCCTCAAAAGTTATAGCCTCCTCTCTTCTGGGCCCATATATATATCTATTGTACATAAAAAACCCAATTAGTGAAATTCACTAATTGGGATATTCCTAACTAATTATTTTGCATTTACGTTAACTGTTAAAGTTGCATTTCTTTCTGCTAGCTTTGCACCTTTTTCAGTTTCGATTTCTAGGTATACAATTGACTCTTCACCTGGAGCTAATGTAACTTTTCCGTTCTTACCATTACTTCTGTTGTAGAATTCTTTCTTTACACCTTTTTCAAAAGCACCAAGATAAATGTTTGCTTTTGTGTCATATCCCCAACCATCTTTAGTAATAGTAAATTCAACAGTTTCTTTAGAGTTGTTTTTTACAGTAAATAAATTTTCCCACTTGTAATGACTATCACCTTGTACACCGAAGTTAGCGCCATTGCCTTTTGATAAGTTAATCTTTAATTTACCATCTTCAAGGAATGCTGCTCCATCTTTACTACCTACTGCTTCTGTGCTAGCTGGAATTAAAGCCACTAATGAACTATCTGTATTTGCTACTGTTAATGATGCATCATTCTTAATTGTCGCACTCGAGAATGCAAATGCCGCCATTACTGTTGATAAAGCAAGTAGTGCTACTACCATTAAAATACTCTTTTTCATTTTAAAATCTCTCCCTTAATTTTTTTTATATGTTTTTGTTTGTTAACCTTGTTTACAGTTTTTATTATAGGATGGATCACCTATGACAACAGCCCTCGTTAGTGGTAATTTAAGAAAACAATAGTGTAATCTTTTTGTCTACTTAAGGAGGGGTGGATGGTATACTTTTGTACCAGACCATAAAACTAGAAAAGGTAATGAACACGATAAAAAAATCCCCTAACTCGGTATAATAGAGTTATCGAGAAACTCTTACCAATTGGGGGATTTTTATATCATATTTAAGCTAAAAATGGAAAGTACATCTTAAAAGACAATAAGCCATATTATGAATGAGATAACTAGTAAACAAACATAAGCCCACGATAATTTCCGTTGCAAAGTATTAGGACCGAAGTTTGTAAATAAAAACAATAACGGCACTAGTGTCCACGGCAATAAAAGAAATAACCCCAGTAGGAATAGTCCGATTGAAATTCCGACGGAGGAAACCTCAAATGAAGTAGAAGTTAAATAAGCGGGTGCTGCTAGTCCAATAGGACAAAAAAGAAGAAATATATAACACTGAATTCGGAATGAAGAGAAAAAGGTATGTAAGTGATCACTACTTTCGAATAATTTAATCTCTATGTTTAGGTTAAAGTTAAGGTTTGAGAGTGGTTGACGTATTTTTTCAAGTAGCAATTGCAATTTGATTCCTCCTAGAAATTGAATTTTTGAATGGTCTCGTTTAGGTATATTCATTAGGAAGCTGTTTTATTAATGTTGATTTACATGAAATCCGATTACTAGGATGAGAGTAAGTTTTCTAAAAGATAGTTATTTATAGTTATTATTAGTATTAACATTAATAATCTTGTATAAACCAATTTATATTATAAGAATATTAAATTTGTTTTTTTATTCTAGTAATGATCATTTACTAAATTCTTGGTAGGTGGTTGGATTTTCCTTTTGAATAATAGTTCATAATACCTATATCATCTTGCGCAAAAGATGTAAATAATCTAAAATTAGATTATCCAAAGAAAGATAGAATCATAAAAATCTGATTAGGAAGAACCCAACTATGAACCTACTATCATTTTTCAAAGGTACGAAATTATATTTATCCATTTTAACGCTAGTCGCTTTCATCCTTCTTCTATCTAATATAACTTTTCAACCGCAGCCAAGTTGGATCGTTTTATTGCTATTAATTGGCTCTATTATTCTTCTTAATCACTATATGATTTTTCTTGCCCCTAAAGGGAATTGCCTATCCATGGACTCTTCCATCTACCTAGCTACGATTTTTTTATTTGGATTAGAACTACCTCTAACACTATTATTATTCAGTAGCATCCTTATTACTATTTTCTTTTATAAAAAAACTGCATTATGGAAACATTTGTTTAACATGGCTATGTATACTGTCATGATAACGGGTGCGTATTATACCTTTATTTTTCTAGGTGGAAATATAGGTTTAGTTAATACAGAAAGTTTAATTGCTTATTGTTTAGCTTTATTTAGTTATTTACTCATCAATGTATTTCTAGTAGGGATGTATTTTGTAGTAGACTCTTTTAAAAGCTCACTATCCATTATTAAAATGATTCTTAAGGACTCCTTATCTAATTATGTTATTACGCTAGCTTTGGCAATCATTTTTACGATGCTTTTAGGCTCTTACCCTATTTTGGGAACTATTGTTTTTACGTTTATTATCGTTATGCTATCACTCGTATTTGCAAGATATTTTAAATTGTATGAAGAGGTTGTCAATGATAAAAAAACAAGAGAACAGATACTTAATTCCTTACCCATTGGAATTATCACATACGATGATAAAACCTCTGAGTTTTCTCTCAATGCTCCTGCAGAAGGGTTGCTTAAAAAGGA
This window harbors:
- a CDS encoding sensor histidine kinase gives rise to the protein MSTLYKELNVFVIGIRWVLLFTGLLTYTNGDGVIDLSFLLIVVINFYYSVLINKKFSNKILVMLVITIDLCANLFLLWQTGGLDSPFLYYSITSLLWFKNFFAWKKYYLITSIFLLLLPIVLSSLYQVSVGLYLSKNVDYTFYLIVFYSMVFTLNLYSTYISKHYKKLVHFYSFTGSEELPSYEKLLSRMVEKKQVYLCLNPIYATHINNSWEQNYYYNYLVQQFGQAKISRVLNISSYSGERKTFYVHALNDKNWGYLLVEGSNQVSMATKIYTKLISQLVQIKITNLEQVEEVKKKALKEERDKIAQDIHDGIAQQLFFISIQLFQLKNKLPEDTKRELESILNSVETQVKETHQGIRNYIGELKNEKRQFHLFHAVENLLERLTENKDIEPRFIMSGWIPEEKIEIEESIFHLIEEASNNVIKHANASELQVSIEVSSIQWKIMIRDNGKGIENLAVSKGKRDSYGLGGMVDRIEKLGGTLTIKSETNKGTTVLVFIPRERSRAYA
- a CDS encoding DUF5305 family protein; the protein is MNLETQKSTFKPARKKGFFILVSVWVILLFTTFYTLVTPTTIKQETLENLIQDKTIFSYSVDSKPSTLYPEGGLISPPPKVVIGSITNSIDLSVDKIIVSNEPIQVEGTYKVILKVIAEEIWEKEFNLVEEQEFKTEGINLELINETFKVDPQAIQDFIEQTEKEVKVSGKYSVQVIPVVEGFITYRDNVYALDKEGSVLFNYQSYLFSLQNETLEFDNVSEVMNTIEHLRNFQLFGIQLEWVTLRLALLIITPLLFIPIMLLYRTIKPLGLRQWITTKRDRKKHIDNKYKSHIIQLTEKPDMENMKPLHVPTIDDLIRLADEKELSVFTYKEKKDQSIYFILDGNFTYLFKSSLATSHSSEMEEL
- a CDS encoding response regulator — its product is MSKVLIIDDHPLVRQGIQTIISMGQNLEFVGEASSIREALSLLEETKPDVALVDLNLGKEYGLDLVKQATERGYKGKFIIVTSSSTKEDIKKAKTGNVDGFCLKDAMPEDLLYAIEVVLRGRKYYDPALMEYMMDNPVTDVDNSLDELTPKELEVLKALGKGMSNKEIAEDLFITEYTVKKHVSQILSKLDLADRTQAALFANAKGIVQFDLHHR
- a CDS encoding signal peptidase I, producing the protein MRKQLKLTYNLIFYSIFFIIITASIGSQLLNRPIIFSVIQSNSMYPLFERGDMAFVSGVAKNDTISIGDIYIFRSKEGDLRDKGWIFHRVIEGDDSTGYITKGDNNDYTDQSYGGNIPIEREWIVSKAITIGNTPLVLPKIGYITLWLGEWIKKLQTNPMTLPILVIIITFLIAVSELIKKPKKKKKKEKLGSEYLYIFGGLTISVLLAGTMLSTTQIYKLPYEISKKSEGVIMGSDVGIIKLGEPKTIALKEIHHPGAFPLTVTFTSKDPQIKINPRVIRMKKGDRVLPELTVQSSVEGQFASTVHIGYFLPLLPKSLIYQLASINYWFALAIVSLLPGIPIMMYPLFDKKVRRNWAKQIRRSTRRMKKRLPMM
- a CDS encoding DUF1102 domain-containing protein, which produces MKKSILMVVALLALSTVMAAFAFSSATIKNDASLTVANTDSSLVALIPASTEAVGSKDGAAFLEDGKLKINLSKGNGANFGVQGDSHYKWENLFTVKNNSKETVEFTITKDGWGYDTKANIYLGAFEKGVKKEFYNRSNGKNGKVTLAPGEESIVYLEIETEKGAKLAERNATLTVNVNAK